The following are encoded in a window of Dehalococcoidia bacterium genomic DNA:
- a CDS encoding NAD(P)/FAD-dependent oxidoreductase: MPDKYDVVIVGGGPAGLFAALELCKASDLSILLVEKGKDIDSRVCPFMEKGISCPPCTPCDLVSGLGGAGAFSDGKLTLSADVGGRLVDYVGLDKTRELVQYVDSSYLQFGGSNRVYGSGDEIEELGRRATLADLRLIPMTVRHLGTERSRSVLCAMRDFLSSRVEVKLGTVAHTVLTENGTVKGIETKDGQRFECRYLLIAPGREGADWLVREAERLGLTLQINPVDVGVRVEVPEAVLSELTDALYECKLEYYSKAFDDRVRTFCMCPAGEVTMESTGGSDPVTTVNGHSYAERKTKNTNFALLVSTTFTEPFRDPIAYGRHLAHLANILSGGVIVQRLGDLMEGRRSTPERIERGIIRPTLRSATPGDLSFALPYRHLKGIIEMLDAMDRLAPGVASRHTLLYGIEVKFYSSRLALSQSLESEIANLFAAGDGAGVTRGLVQASASGVVVAREIMKRAGIATDS, encoded by the coding sequence TTGCCGGATAAATACGATGTGGTTATCGTGGGCGGAGGGCCAGCGGGCCTATTTGCCGCTCTGGAACTCTGTAAAGCATCAGACCTGAGCATCCTGCTCGTGGAGAAGGGCAAGGACATCGATTCTCGCGTCTGCCCCTTTATGGAAAAGGGGATTAGCTGTCCGCCATGTACCCCATGCGACCTGGTCAGTGGACTGGGCGGCGCTGGCGCCTTCAGCGATGGAAAGCTCACCCTCTCCGCTGATGTGGGTGGTAGGCTCGTGGATTACGTCGGGCTGGATAAGACCCGGGAGCTGGTGCAGTACGTCGATAGCAGCTATCTCCAGTTTGGCGGTTCAAACCGGGTATATGGCAGCGGGGATGAGATTGAGGAGCTGGGGCGCAGAGCAACATTGGCAGACCTGCGCCTTATCCCGATGACAGTACGCCACTTGGGCACGGAGCGCTCTCGTTCCGTGCTATGCGCGATGCGCGACTTCCTCTCTAGCAGGGTCGAGGTTAAATTGGGCACCGTGGCGCATACCGTCCTCACTGAGAATGGAACCGTCAAGGGTATAGAGACCAAGGATGGACAGAGGTTCGAGTGCCGCTATCTGCTCATCGCCCCGGGAAGGGAGGGGGCTGATTGGCTGGTCCGCGAGGCCGAGCGTCTGGGGCTCACCCTTCAGATTAACCCCGTCGATGTGGGGGTCAGGGTGGAGGTGCCTGAGGCGGTCCTCAGCGAGTTAACCGACGCCCTGTACGAGTGCAAGCTGGAGTATTATTCCAAAGCCTTCGATGACCGGGTCAGAACCTTCTGCATGTGCCCGGCAGGTGAGGTGACCATGGAGTCCACCGGGGGCAGCGACCCGGTGACCACGGTAAACGGGCATAGCTACGCGGAACGCAAGACAAAAAACACCAACTTTGCCCTCCTGGTGAGCACAACCTTCACCGAGCCCTTCCGCGACCCCATCGCCTATGGTCGTCACCTGGCTCATCTGGCAAACATCCTGAGTGGGGGCGTGATAGTGCAGCGGCTTGGCGACCTTATGGAGGGACGGCGCTCCACCCCGGAGCGCATCGAGAGGGGTATCATACGGCCTACCCTTAGGAGCGCCACTCCAGGCGACCTGAGCTTCGCCCTTCCCTATCGCCACCTGAAGGGCATTATCGAGATGCTGGATGCCATGGACAGGCTTGCACCGGGCGTAGCGTCGCGCCACACCCTGCTCTACGGGATCGAGGTCAAGTTCTATTCATCGCGGCTTGCCCTCAGCCAGAGCCTGGAGAGCGAGATAGCCAATCTATTTGCCGCCGGGGATGGTGCCGGGGTTACCCGCGGCCTGGTCCAGGCATCGGCCTCGGGCGTGGTTGTGGCACGGGAGATAATGAAGCGAGCGGGGATCGCAACCGATTCCTAG
- a CDS encoding radical SAM protein, with amino-acid sequence MCPDREKALARRVLLVNPNRMRPPVAPIALDYLASSLAGSGFEVDLLDLCFCPNTEDFAREIEGYFASKSAFAVAITLRNTDDTSLITRDFLIPRLKEIIDCIRAHTSAHIILGGSGFSIMPEDILQYCGLDLGILGEGEYSLPLLLRNMVGGEDYHGVPGLVCRVTEGFHLNAPKYIDLKGMPAPERNAVDNRRYFLEGGMGSIEAKRGCTGRCIYCADPLAKGRRVRRRYPRSVVDEIEVLLQMGIDHLHFCDSEFNLPPAHAGEICREIVNRGLASRVRWYAYCSPAPFSEELVTLFQKAGCAGIDFGVDSASERMLRTLKRDFTVEDVARTTQLCHQQGIVFMYDLLLGGPGETRNSLRETIETMKRLSPFRVGASLGVRIFPGTRLAAMVRRQGPVEQNPNLRGVRDEKYFAPVFYLSSALGEDALGYLAGLVAGDERFFFMGGDVDDRNYNYNENTLLTNAIRDGYRGAFWDILRRLGG; translated from the coding sequence ATGTGTCCGGATAGGGAGAAAGCGCTGGCTCGTAGGGTGCTCCTGGTTAACCCTAACCGGATGAGGCCGCCGGTAGCGCCCATTGCTCTGGACTATCTCGCCTCATCCCTCGCTGGTAGCGGCTTTGAGGTTGACCTCCTCGATCTCTGTTTTTGCCCAAATACCGAGGATTTCGCTCGAGAGATCGAGGGCTATTTCGCTTCAAAAAGCGCCTTCGCCGTCGCCATCACCCTGCGAAACACCGACGACACCTCCCTTATCACCAGGGATTTCCTTATCCCCAGGCTCAAGGAGATAATCGATTGTATCAGGGCGCACACCTCGGCTCACATAATACTTGGCGGGTCGGGGTTCTCCATCATGCCCGAGGACATTCTCCAGTACTGCGGCCTCGACCTGGGGATCTTGGGGGAGGGGGAATACTCGCTCCCTTTGCTGCTTAGGAATATGGTGGGCGGGGAGGACTACCACGGGGTCCCCGGTCTGGTGTGTCGTGTTACAGAGGGCTTCCATCTCAATGCCCCCAAATACATAGATCTAAAAGGTATGCCCGCCCCGGAAAGAAACGCGGTGGACAACCGCCGTTACTTTTTGGAGGGGGGCATGGGCAGCATCGAGGCCAAGCGGGGCTGCACCGGACGATGTATCTATTGCGCTGACCCTCTGGCCAAGGGGAGGAGGGTGCGTCGGCGATACCCGCGGAGTGTAGTCGATGAGATCGAGGTGCTGCTCCAGATGGGGATTGACCATTTACACTTTTGCGATAGCGAGTTCAATTTACCGCCAGCTCACGCCGGGGAGATATGCCGTGAAATCGTAAACAGGGGGTTAGCCTCCCGGGTGAGATGGTATGCATACTGTAGCCCCGCCCCCTTTAGTGAGGAGCTTGTCACACTGTTCCAGAAGGCGGGGTGCGCCGGCATCGACTTTGGCGTCGATAGCGCAAGTGAGCGGATGCTGCGCACTCTGAAGCGGGACTTCACCGTCGAGGATGTGGCGCGAACCACCCAGCTATGCCACCAACAGGGCATCGTTTTTATGTACGACCTGCTCCTCGGCGGTCCCGGGGAGACCCGCAATTCGCTGAGGGAGACCATTGAGACAATGAAACGGCTATCCCCCTTTAGGGTAGGCGCTAGCCTAGGGGTGCGTATATTCCCTGGAACCAGGCTGGCGGCCATGGTGCGCAGGCAGGGGCCTGTAGAGCAAAACCCCAACCTTCGAGGAGTAAGGGACGAGAAATATTTTGCCCCCGTCTTCTATCTGTCTTCGGCGCTCGGGGAGGATGCCCTGGGGTATCTGGCCGGCCTTGTCGCTGGCGATGAGCGGTTTTTCTTCATGGGGGGTGACGTCGACGACCGGAACTATAACTACAATGAGAACACTCTCCTCACGAACGCCATCCGGGATGGCTATCGAGGGGCCTTCTGGGACATCCTGAGGCGGCTTGGTGGGTGA
- a CDS encoding DUF166 family protein yields the protein MRILAIVQGNFGTRKVENIRSHGPSDWTVEVFTPPRALPQIIDEPEEFLPEELPRADLLLYLGESPGAAQLVPEMASLSGARAVIAPIDNSAWLPPGLANQLQRELDAMGIASVFPKPFCTLTLDSYGYRRSSRNYDNELISSFARHFGKPQLKITVNPETRKIEAVDVIRDAACGSARHVAQGLVGVSADEAEFEAGMLHHHYPCLAAMVQEQIDDRLFDTLMHVAGFIIRDEVGEQVKPFKKPVPYMTAEGYVSG from the coding sequence TTGCGAATTCTAGCCATTGTGCAGGGCAATTTCGGCACGCGGAAGGTGGAAAATATACGGAGCCATGGTCCATCGGACTGGACAGTCGAGGTCTTCACCCCGCCGCGCGCCCTGCCCCAGATTATAGACGAGCCTGAGGAATTCCTCCCCGAAGAGTTGCCCCGGGCAGACCTGCTACTCTACCTGGGCGAGTCACCCGGCGCGGCACAGCTGGTTCCCGAAATGGCCAGCTTGAGCGGGGCGCGGGCGGTCATCGCCCCCATCGATAATTCGGCGTGGCTGCCCCCGGGGTTGGCAAATCAGCTCCAGCGTGAGCTCGACGCCATGGGCATTGCCAGCGTCTTCCCCAAGCCCTTCTGCACCCTGACACTGGATAGCTACGGCTATCGCCGCAGCTCCAGGAATTATGATAACGAGCTTATTTCATCCTTCGCCCGGCACTTCGGAAAGCCGCAGCTCAAGATAACGGTGAACCCGGAGACCAGGAAGATAGAGGCGGTGGACGTTATCCGGGACGCAGCATGCGGAAGCGCCAGGCATGTGGCTCAGGGGCTGGTGGGGGTCTCCGCGGACGAGGCTGAGTTCGAGGCGGGTATGCTCCACCACCACTATCCCTGCCTGGCCGCCATGGTTCAGGAGCAGATCGATGACCGGCTTTTCGATACCCTGATGCACGTCGCCGGCTTCATCATAAGGGACGAGGTGGGCGAGCAGGTGAAGCCCTTCAAAAAGCCGGTGCCCTATATGACCGCGGAGGGCTATGTGTCCGGATAG
- a CDS encoding CoA-binding protein, with amino-acid sequence MATSTLILPLMNSSPARPCFKLGATHWSGKGKRLKNRKTIDELERIFHPRGVAIVGASNSDGNLGQFFLRGFIQQGFDRGKLYVVHPSEQEVCGVKAYPRAQDIPGDVDLAVVFSPRETVPGVVRDCALKGIQGVVICTSGFGEKDREGRRLEREFVGIARKNGTRLIGPNCVGIYCPASNLVNFAGVLPRESGTVGMFTQSGSLSVMFPVAAAAQGIHFSKAISFGNECDLNESDLLEYFGQDPETGIIIAYLEGVVEGPRFYRLAREVSRKKPIMLWKGGTSDVGSRAASSHTGALSGSAAVWKAVFQQTGMIKVDSAEEMLDYLQAFYFLKLPGGNRVAIVTGMGGMGVAIADACIEYGLEIAELSEDTGKRLTEFVPAVGTCTDNPVDLGMQSTFNRQVYIDTIEVLGKDDGVDILLITAGSWMPDYVELVLAAVRESGKPAVFVTTPALRTVMEEPLPTRGIAFYPDGRRAAKVLGRMVAYQRFRSGE; translated from the coding sequence ATGGCGACATCGACCCTTATTCTGCCACTAATGAACTCCTCGCCAGCAAGGCCCTGCTTCAAACTTGGCGCGACACACTGGAGCGGGAAGGGGAAGAGACTGAAAAATAGGAAAACTATAGATGAGCTGGAGCGAATCTTCCACCCGCGGGGGGTGGCTATCGTAGGGGCTTCCAACAGCGACGGGAACCTGGGACAGTTTTTTCTGAGAGGTTTTATTCAGCAGGGCTTTGACAGGGGCAAGCTTTACGTGGTTCACCCCAGCGAGCAGGAGGTGTGCGGGGTGAAGGCTTACCCCAGGGCGCAGGATATACCGGGGGACGTGGACCTGGCGGTGGTGTTCTCTCCGCGGGAAACGGTGCCCGGTGTGGTACGTGATTGCGCCCTGAAGGGCATCCAGGGGGTGGTGATATGTACCTCGGGTTTCGGGGAGAAGGATAGAGAGGGCAGAAGGCTGGAGCGAGAGTTTGTTGGGATTGCGCGTAAGAATGGTACCAGGCTCATCGGGCCTAACTGCGTTGGCATTTACTGTCCTGCTTCCAACCTGGTTAACTTTGCCGGTGTCTTGCCCAGAGAGAGTGGCACGGTGGGCATGTTCACCCAGAGCGGCTCCCTTTCGGTGATGTTCCCCGTGGCTGCGGCGGCTCAGGGGATCCATTTCAGCAAGGCCATAAGCTTCGGGAACGAGTGTGACCTAAATGAGTCGGACCTGCTGGAGTACTTCGGCCAGGACCCGGAGACCGGCATCATAATAGCCTACCTGGAGGGGGTGGTCGAAGGACCACGCTTCTACCGGCTTGCCAGAGAGGTCTCCAGGAAAAAGCCCATCATGCTGTGGAAGGGCGGGACAAGCGATGTGGGCTCACGCGCCGCCTCCTCCCACACCGGAGCACTCTCGGGTTCGGCTGCGGTGTGGAAGGCTGTCTTCCAGCAAACGGGCATGATAAAGGTGGATAGTGCGGAGGAGATGCTTGACTACCTCCAGGCATTCTACTTTCTTAAACTGCCCGGGGGCAACAGGGTCGCTATAGTTACTGGAATGGGAGGCATGGGGGTGGCCATCGCCGATGCCTGCATTGAATATGGGCTGGAGATCGCCGAGCTTTCCGAGGATACCGGGAAGAGGCTGACGGAGTTTGTCCCTGCCGTGGGCACCTGCACCGATAACCCGGTGGACCTGGGCATGCAGTCCACGTTTAACCGCCAGGTCTATATCGATACCATTGAGGTGCTGGGGAAGGATGACGGGGTGGATATATTGCTCATCACCGCCGGTAGCTGGATGCCCGATTATGTGGAGTTGGTGCTGGCGGCGGTGAGAGAGTCCGGCAAGCCAGCGGTCTTCGTCACCACGCCTGCGCTGAGGACGGTGATGGAGGAGCCGTTGCCCACCAGGGGGATTGCATTTTACCCTGACGGACGCAGGGCAGCTAAGGTGCTGGGCAGGATGGTGGCCTACCAGCGCTTCCGCTCGGGCGAGTGA